CCGGATCGCCTTCGGCAGGAAATCGAAGGCACCCAACAGAATCTCGGCCGGGACGTGGACGCGCTGGCCGAGAAGGTCACGCCGAGCCGCGTCGTGCAGCGGCGGGTGCACCACGCCCGCGGTCTGGCGCAGAACCTGAAGGAGCGGGTGATGGGCAGCACTTCCAGCGGCGTGCAAGCGGCCACCGACCGGATGCACCAGGCGGCGGACACCGCGACGTCCTCGGTTTCGGAGGGAATCCAGGAGGCACCGCAGACCGTGCGGCGCCAGACCGAGGGCAACCCGCTGGCGGCGGGGCTGATCGCGTTCGGCGCGGGGTGGCTCGTGTCGTCGTTGTTCCCGGCCAGCCGCCCGGAGCGGGAGCTGGGCGGGCAGGTCAAGGACACGGCGCAGGGCATGGCGGGGCCGCTCGGTTCCGCGGCGCAGGACATGAAGGAGAACCTGCGCGGCCCGGCGCAGCAGGCGGTCGAGTCGGTGAAGTCCACCGCCGGTGACGCGGCCTCGACCGTGGCGGACGAGACCAAGTCCGCCGCGCAGGACGTGAAGGAGACGGCGCAGAACCGTTAGGGCGGCTGCGCGCACGGTGCCTGGTGGGCGGGGGCCACCAGGCACCGTGGTGTCCGGACGACGTCGGTCACCCGGCGCGTCGTCCCGCCACGAGGCAGGTCCGGCAGATGGTCGTCGTCGAAATGCCCGACCGGACATGCCTCCCCGCTGCCCCGGCCGGGTCAACGAGGACACCCCGACGGGCGTCGTGACCGCCGCCGGTTCGACCCTCCGCAAAACCGCTCCACACCGATCGGTCAGTCCTTGGTACCTCAGGTACTCAATCAGGCAACGAACGTTCATTTGCGCAGTACGCTCGGCTCATGGGGACCTCCACAGCGCGCACCACCGCGGCCGACCGCGTCCGTGCGGCGGCGGTCGACCTGTTCTTCGAGCAGGGCTACGGCCGCACCAGCGTCCGGCACATCACGGCGGCGCTGCGGCTCACCTCGGGCGCGCTCTACAACCACTACCGCTCGAAGGAAGAACTGCTCTACTCCATCGTGTCGCGCACCCACGCCGATGCCGAGCGCGTCACCGCCGACGCGATCCTGCGCGCGGGGGACGACCCGGCCCGTCAGCTCGCGGAAGTGGCCCGGGCGCTGACCACGTTCTCGGCCACCTACCGCAAGGAAACCTCGATCAGCCACGCGGAGTGGCGCAACCTGCCCGAGCCGCAGGCAGCCGAGATGCGGGGCAGCCGCCTGCGGCTCGGTCACCTCGTCGAGCGGCTGCTGGAACGCGGGATCCGCACCGGCGTGTTCCAGGGCACGGCCGACAACGGCCTGCTCGCGAAGATGCTGCTGAGCACGTGGACCGAGGTGGGCCGCTGGTACCACCCCGGCGGCCACCTCAGCGTCTCGAACCTCGCGGACGAATACGCCCTGCTCGCGCTGCGCACGGCCGGTGCGGCCGCGCCCATCAGTGTTGAGCGATTCGCTCCTGCTTGACGCGGAGACCGACGGCCTCCCGATCCCACGTGTCGGTGGTGACGCCGGCCGACCGCAACCGATGCTTCTCGATCTTGCTCGTGGGCGTCTTGGGCAGCTCGTCGAGCACCCGGATGTACCGCGGCACCATGAAGTGCGCCATCCGGTCGGACAGGAACGCCAGCAGCTCGGCCGGATCGACGGTGGCCCCGTCGACCGGTGCGACGACGGCCAACACGTCGTCCTCGCCGTGCGGGCTGGGCACCGCGACGACCGCCGCTTCCCGCACCGCCGGATGGGCCAGGATCTCCGCCTCCACGTCGAACGAGGAGATGTTCTCGCCGCGCCGCCGGATCGCGTCCTTGACCCGGTCGACGAAGAAGTACTCGCCGTCGGGGCTGCGGCGGAAGGCGTCGCCGGTGTGGAACCAGCCGTTCCGCCACGCTCGTGCCGTCGCCTCCGGCATGCCCCAGTAGCCGGAGTTCATCGCCCACGGCCGGTCGGTGCGCAGCACCAGCTCGCCCACCGTCCCGTCGGGGACCTCCCGGTCGAACTCGTCGACGAGCCGCGCCTGCACACCGCGGCGGACCCGGCCGCACGTCGCGGGGGTCGTCGGATCGTCCTCGGAAATGATCGGGATCGACGTCTCGGTCATATTGAACAGGGCGGTCACCCGCACCCCGAAGCGCGCGGCGAAACCCGCCACGTCGTCGTTCAGCGGCACCATGAAGACGTGCCGCAGCGGGTGGTCGCGGTCGCCGGGCGCGGGCGGCTGCTTGGCGAGGAAGGTCGCCATCACGCCGAGCAGCGTCACGTGGGTGGTCCCGGTGGTGCGCACCAGGTCCCAGAACCGGCCGGTGTCGAACCGGTCGACGACCGCGATCGACGCACCCTTCAGCAGGGCTGCGTAGCAGCCGATCGTGCCGCCGGCGTGGAACAGCGGCAGGTTGATCATGTACCGGTCCTCGCTGCCGAACCGCTCGTCGAACGCCGCGGCCGCGGTCGTCGCGACGTGCGCGTAGGAACACACCACGCCCTTCGACGGTCCGGTGGTACCGCTGGTCAGGATGATCGCGTAGGGGTCCCACGGCTGGACCGTTTCCACGGGCACCACGTCCGGGCCGTCGTCCGTCCAGTCCTTCTTGGTCAGCGGCACGACGTGGTCCAGCTGGCCACCCTCCAATGTGGCCAGACGCGGCACCAGGTCCGGGTGGGCGACCATCACGCGCGCACCGGACAACCGGATCGCGTGCTGGAGCAGACCACCCCGGTAGGCCGGGTTCAGCGGCATGTAGATGGCGCCGAGCAGGTTCGCCCCGTACCAGACGCGCAGCGCGTCCGGCCCGTTCGGCAGCCAGGACAGGACCCGGTCACCGGGCTGGACACCCAGCGCGGCCAGCTGCCGGGCCACGGCGTTCGCGGCGCGCCAGGTCTCGGCGTAGGTCCAGCGGCTGCCGTCCTGGAACACCGCGTGGACGGCGTCCCCGCGCTCCCGCGCGTGCCGGTGCAACAGCGGCCCCAGCACGCACTGCTCCGGCTCGGGCACGGTCGAACTCCACCAGTCCATCTCGTCCATGTCACTGCCTCACTTCCGTCGAATCAGCGGGGTCGCTGGACGGGCTCCCCCCAGCGAACGCGCCCAGGTACGCCTGGCGCAAGGCGGGTCCCCGGAGCAGGTCCGGCCCGGGTCCCTCGGCCACGATCCGGCCGTTCTGCATCACGAAGCCCCGGTCGGCGATGCTCAGCGCCCGCTCGACCACCTGCTCCACCAGCAGCAGGCTCAGCCCTTCACCGCGCAGCACCTCGATGGTGTCGAAGACGCGGTCGACCATCACCGGTGCCAGCCCGAGGGACGGTTCGTCGAGCAGCAGCAGCCGCGGCTTGCGCATCAGCGCCTGCCCGATGACCAGCATCTGCTGCTCGCCGCCGCTGAGCACCTCCGCCTGCGCGGACATCCGGGCCCGCAGGAACGGGAACAGCCCCAGCACCCAGTCCAGCCGGTCCCGCTGCTCGGTCTTGCCGAGCCCGGACCGCCACAGGCCGAGGTCGAGGTTCTCCCGCACGGTCATCCCGCGGAAGATCCGCCGTCCCTGCGCGACGTGACCGAGCCCGTGCCGCACCACGGTCTCCGGCGCGGCACGGCTGAGGTCCGTGCCGTCGAAGGTGATCCGGCCCCGGTGGGCACGCCGCAGGCCGGAGATCGTGGCGAGCAAGGTGCTCTTGCCCGCTCCGTTCGCCCCGACGAGCGCGCAGACCTGACCCGGTTCCACGGCCAGAGCGACGTCCTCGACGACGATCGCCGAGCCGTAACCCGCGGTGACGCCGGACAGTTCGAGGAGTGGATCCATCAGCGCCCCAGGTAGACGTCGACAACACGGTCGTCGGACAGGGCCGCCGCCGGTGGCGCGGACAGCAGCGTCGCGCCCTCGTGCAGCACGGTGACCGCATCGGACACCTCGGCGACGAGTTCGATGTGGTGCTCGATAAGCACGACGGTCGCCCCTTCCGCGCGGATCTCCCGCAGCAGCCGCCCGAGTGCGTCGAGCTCGGTCATCGACAGGCCGGCCGCCGGCTCGTCGAGGAGCAGCAGGCTCGGCCGGGCCATCAGCGCGCGGCCGATCTCCAGCAGCCGCTGTTTGCCGTGCGGGAGCGTGCCCGCCTGCTGCCCCGCGACGTCGCCGAGTCCCACGAACCGCAGGTAGGCCATGGCTTCGGCGGCGAGCGCGGTGGCTTCCCGGCGCGCCCACGGCAGACCGGTGGCGATCACCGCCGCCGGTGAGCGCTCCCGCGCGTAGGCACCGAGGAGGACGTTGTCCAGGGCGCTGAGCTCCGGGAGCAGGCGCGGGGTCTGGAAGGTCCGCCCGACCCCGGCGCGAGCCATCCGATGGGGTGACCGGCGGCCGGTGCCGCGCCCACCGAGCTGCACGGTCCCGCCGTCCGCGCGGACGTACCCGGTGATGGTGTTGAGCAGCGTGGTCTTCCCGGACCCGTTCGGCCCGACGACCGCGTGGATGGTGCCCGCGGGAACCTCCAGATCGGCCGAGCGCAGCGCCCGCACCCCGCCGAAGCCCTTGGCCAGGCCCCGTGCCGACAGGCTCAGGGCATCCCGCGGCGGCGCTGCCCCGGACGGTTCCGGCGGCGGTTCGCCCACCGGTGGCGCCGGTGGGCGGCGCGAGCGCCACCAGCGGGACCAGGCGCCGGCGATCCCGTGCGGCGCGTAGACGGCGACCACGAGCAGCACCGCGCCGTAGACCAGCAGGCGCCATTCCGCCAGCGCCCCGAGCAGCTCGGGCAGCACGAAGAACGCCAGCACGCCGACGACCGGGCCGCCGAGCCGCCCCGCGCCGCCGACGATCACCACGAGCAGGAAGAACACCGAGAAGTCGATCGTGAAGTCGTCCGGCGTCACCATGCCCTTGAACCCGGCGAGCAGGGCGCCCGCCGCCCCGGCGAGCACCGCGCTGAGGAAGAACGCGAACACCTTGAGGCGCACGATGTCCGCACCGGACGAGCGGGCGGCCTCCTCGGCGTCGCGGACACTGATCAACCCGCGGCCGATCCGCGAACGCACCAGGTTCCGCAGGACCACGTAGGTGACGACGACGAAAGCGAGGACCAGCCAGAAGAAGCCCGGGTCGTCCAGCGGCAGCCCGCCGACCTCCGGCCGGGGCACGCCGAGGATCCCGGAGAAGCCGCCGGTGATCTCCCGCATCTCGACCAGCAGGCCGTTGACCACCATGCCGAACGCGAGCGTGATGAGC
The sequence above is a segment of the Amycolatopsis viridis genome. Coding sequences within it:
- a CDS encoding DUF3618 domain-containing protein, whose translation is MSTDPDRLRQEIEGTQQNLGRDVDALAEKVTPSRVVQRRVHHARGLAQNLKERVMGSTSSGVQAATDRMHQAADTATSSVSEGIQEAPQTVRRQTEGNPLAAGLIAFGAGWLVSSLFPASRPERELGGQVKDTAQGMAGPLGSAAQDMKENLRGPAQQAVESVKSTAGDAASTVADETKSAAQDVKETAQNR
- a CDS encoding TetR/AcrR family transcriptional regulator, whose amino-acid sequence is MGTSTARTTAADRVRAAAVDLFFEQGYGRTSVRHITAALRLTSGALYNHYRSKEELLYSIVSRTHADAERVTADAILRAGDDPARQLAEVARALTTFSATYRKETSISHAEWRNLPEPQAAEMRGSRLRLGHLVERLLERGIRTGVFQGTADNGLLAKMLLSTWTEVGRWYHPGGHLSVSNLADEYALLALRTAGAAAPISVERFAPA
- a CDS encoding AMP-binding protein, with amino-acid sequence MDEMDWWSSTVPEPEQCVLGPLLHRHARERGDAVHAVFQDGSRWTYAETWRAANAVARQLAALGVQPGDRVLSWLPNGPDALRVWYGANLLGAIYMPLNPAYRGGLLQHAIRLSGARVMVAHPDLVPRLATLEGGQLDHVVPLTKKDWTDDGPDVVPVETVQPWDPYAIILTSGTTGPSKGVVCSYAHVATTAAAAFDERFGSEDRYMINLPLFHAGGTIGCYAALLKGASIAVVDRFDTGRFWDLVRTTGTTHVTLLGVMATFLAKQPPAPGDRDHPLRHVFMVPLNDDVAGFAARFGVRVTALFNMTETSIPIISEDDPTTPATCGRVRRGVQARLVDEFDREVPDGTVGELVLRTDRPWAMNSGYWGMPEATARAWRNGWFHTGDAFRRSPDGEYFFVDRVKDAIRRRGENISSFDVEAEILAHPAVREAAVVAVPSPHGEDDVLAVVAPVDGATVDPAELLAFLSDRMAHFMVPRYIRVLDELPKTPTSKIEKHRLRSAGVTTDTWDREAVGLRVKQERIAQH
- a CDS encoding ABC transporter ATP-binding protein, with translation MDPLLELSGVTAGYGSAIVVEDVALAVEPGQVCALVGANGAGKSTLLATISGLRRAHRGRITFDGTDLSRAAPETVVRHGLGHVAQGRRIFRGMTVRENLDLGLWRSGLGKTEQRDRLDWVLGLFPFLRARMSAQAEVLSGGEQQMLVIGQALMRKPRLLLLDEPSLGLAPVMVDRVFDTIEVLRGEGLSLLLVEQVVERALSIADRGFVMQNGRIVAEGPGPDLLRGPALRQAYLGAFAGGSPSSDPADSTEVRQ
- a CDS encoding branched-chain amino acid ABC transporter ATP-binding protein/permease yields the protein MSDATLTARRPRAIAGPRTRAAGIVLAAAVAAALPLVAGDPYVVYLATLVGIYALVAMGLNLLFGYAGQVSLGHGALVAVGAYVAAVLTTTYGWSFWAALPAAMVAAGLVGSLMALPALRLTAWYLALITLAFGMVVNGLLVEMREITGGFSGILGVPRPEVGGLPLDDPGFFWLVLAFVVVTYVVLRNLVRSRIGRGLISVRDAEEAARSSGADIVRLKVFAFFLSAVLAGAAGALLAGFKGMVTPDDFTIDFSVFFLLVVIVGGAGRLGGPVVGVLAFFVLPELLGALAEWRLLVYGAVLLVVAVYAPHGIAGAWSRWWRSRRPPAPPVGEPPPEPSGAAPPRDALSLSARGLAKGFGGVRALRSADLEVPAGTIHAVVGPNGSGKTTLLNTITGYVRADGGTVQLGGRGTGRRSPHRMARAGVGRTFQTPRLLPELSALDNVLLGAYARERSPAAVIATGLPWARREATALAAEAMAYLRFVGLGDVAGQQAGTLPHGKQRLLEIGRALMARPSLLLLDEPAAGLSMTELDALGRLLREIRAEGATVVLIEHHIELVAEVSDAVTVLHEGATLLSAPPAAALSDDRVVDVYLGR